The sequence ACATCGTCAGCCGTGTAAAATGAAATTAGTATGCTTAGGTCAGGAGCAAAAAATCATTGGTTTACATGGTATCGGTTTTGGAGTTGATGAAATGATTCAAGGTTTTGCCGTTGCCATCAAAATGGGAGCGACTAAAGCCGATTTTGATAATACCGTTGCTATTCACCCAACAGGTTCAGAAGAATTTGTAACCATGCGATAATGGTTAAAGATTAGATTGTAAAATGGCTGTCTATAATCATAGATAGCCATTTTTTTTGATATGGTCAGTTTATATACTAATTTAACCTAAAAAGTGGTACAGACTTGTAGGGGCAAATCACATTTGCCGAATAAATACGATATTCATACAGGGCGAATATGATTCGCCCCTACTTTTCAAATATGAATTGAATTTACATACAAATTTAAGACAAATCATCATTATGCTCTAAAATATTTTTGAGATTCGTAGCACGTACCCATGCCATTTCGTATTGTGCTAAGGCAAGGGCTAAAATACGCTGTTCAAAATCATACCAAAAATCTTTAATTTGACTTGCTTCGATATTTAATCCGCTAATTTCACAAAATTTAGGTGTTTTTTCACAAAGACGTATAGCGTGATAATATTTACGTCCTAAACTTGCAGTCGGCATAAGACGAACGTGTTTACTATCTAAAAAATCATCAACGATTTCAGGTTCAGCATTAGACAACATTGGAATTAAAATTTGGTCAAGCTGTTGGTCTAAACGTTGCCAAATTGCAATTTGTTGTTCGGTGGTATAACTATTCCAATCAATCACTTCATGATTAAAACGGCGACAACCACGACATACTTGGTCGCCAAATACAGTAGAACATCGTCCTGCACAAGGGGTTAAACGTTTATTTTGAATAGATTGAGACATAATTCATACCTTGCGTTAAGATTTGTTCTTTTTCATTTTAATGACTAAAAACCATATAAAAGCAATTAATAGTACAGCAACAATCCCAGCAGTTAAAACAGGCATAAAAATGGCAAAAGCAGAGAGTCCAATCGCAGTTCCTGTTTCAGCAACGGAAATGGCAGGATTCGCTAATCCACCTGTGGTAACGGTAGAAGCACCACGTCCTACAGCCGTTGTCCCTTTAATCAGACTAGCTGAACCACCACCAGCGACTAAAGCTAAAGCCCAAGTTAAAGCGGGATCCATATCGGTAAGTGTTGATGCCATGACTAATGTGCCTGCAATGCCTGCTAATGGTACAGCTAAACTATCGAGTAGGTTATCGACATAAGGTATTAAATAACTGACAGATTCTGCGATACTTGCCACGCCTAAAATCACGAGAGCAGGTGTTGAGGCGAGCCAAGCCCATTGTTCATTTAAGGGTAAAATCCCCCAAAATGATGCACCACTTAAAGCAAATAAGGGGACAAATACACGGAAACCTGCACTTGCAGCCAGTCCAATACCAAGAAAAATACTTAAAAGGATTTCTGTACTCATAATAAACAAATATTTAAATTATATTTCACTAAAATTATACCACTTATTTATGAGAATATATGCGAATATTTGATGAAAATAAACAATGATGATTATTCTTATTTGTTATTTTAAAGTATAGATTTGATGAAATAGTCACCTACATTGCATCATGTAGGTGATTATTCTTTCACTTAGTGAATATCCATTTGTTCTAATTCTTTGACTTTTCTTAAGTTTTTCTTGATACCATAACCACCATTTTCATACATATTAATCAATTGGTCGAGACTGTCATGTAAAAAATCATGGTCATCGGTATTTTCTAAGACAAACTCATGATACATTACCGCTTTTTTATAGTCTTTTTTGACTAACTCGCCTTCATAATAAAGATTACCTAAATTGTAAGCAGCTGCAACATCGCCTAATTGATAGGCTTGTTCATATAAACTCAAGGCTTTATTAATATCTTTATTGACCCCACGACCTTCTTCATACATCAAAGCTAAATTATTGGTCGCAATCGGGTGTTTTTGAGCAACAGCTAATTGATAATATTTAACGGCTTGTTTTTCATCTTGTTTAAAGCCATATAAACCATCTTCATAGGCTAAAGCTAATTCATATTGAGCAGGGTCATGACCATTATTTGCTGATTTAACTAGATATTCACGGTATAATTTTTTATTTTGAAATGTTTCATCATCACGATAGATGATTGCTAGCATAAATTGTGAACTTGCATGACCTTTATCTGCTGCTTTTTTATACCATTTTTCAGCTTGAATCACATCAACATCATTACTCGCATAGCCATTATCATACATATAAGCAACTGAGTTCATAGCTTCTAAATGACCATTATTCGCAGCTTTCATATACCATTCAAAGGCTTTTTGATAATCTTGCTTAATGCCATTGCCTTCAAAATAACCATCGCCAATCATATTTTGCGCATCTGCATCGCCTGCTTGGGCTTTTTTCAAGGTTTCTGCACTATATGAACCGTATTGATATTGATAAGCGAACGTTGCCATACTGCTTGTTGCGAGCATTGCACCAAACAATGCCGATAAAATATAATTTTTCATCAAAACTCCAATGAGTTGAACAATAAATGGATAAGCTATTTTATACAGATTATAAAAATAAAAGCAAGTGTATTATTTAAACTGGCTAAACTGTAAAATAACACTTGTTTTTATAGGTTTAGTGTTTTAAAATAGAGAAATTGAAATTTTAGGAGACAGTGATGTCTAATTATGCTTGGTTGTGTGAGTATAGTAATTATTCTGTAACAAAAGTGCATGGTATTCAAGCTACTATACCTGAATGTTGGGATGCTGTAGACCTTTTTCGTCTTGAACAAAAAGAAAAGGCTGGGAATGCAACTGATGATGAAAAACAAAAGATAAAAATGTATTATGATTTAACAAAGCCATTTTCTGAAAAATGGAAAGGGGGGGAGTTTATTGAGGGTAAATATATGCCAAAAGCAATATTTAGCGAACCAAACTTTAATGAACCAAATAGAGTCTTGCCAAATACAAATGAAGTAATGTTTCGAATAGTTGGAGGTTTCTTGATTATTAGTGAGAAAATATACAAAATAATTTCCAAATATAATCTTGGTAAAACCCATTTTAGCCAAGTTTATATCTATGACATTGAAACCAAAGAACAGCTTTTCGATAAGCCTTATTATTTTATGAATATTGCAGAGAAATTTGAGTTTTTGGATGTGGCAAATAGTCAAGAAATTACAGCTAACCACTATTTCTCTCAACAAAGAAAGAGATGGATAAGAGAACCAAAAGATGATGATATTGTTTTATTATCACAAGCTAAAGCCAATGAGGTAGATTTATGGCATGACCCATTACTTAATCATTCTTTATTTTTTTCAGATAGATTGGCTCAGTCTTTAGTACAATCAGGTTTTAATAAAAAAGAACTTGGTTTGATTCGTTGTGTTATTCAATAAATAATTATCAAAAATAATATGTTATATTGAATTGATTGTTATTTATAGATTTAAGTAAGGGCGAAAAATTTTTCGCCCCTACATTTTGATGATATTGTACAATGATACAATATTATTTTTCACCAGCCAAGAAGAACCATGTATCGAGTACAGAGTCTGGGTTAAGTGAAACTGATTCGATATTTTGTTCCATCAACCATTTTGCTAAATCTGGATGGTCTGATGGACCTTGTCCGCAAATCCCCACATATTTACCTGCTTTACGGCACGCATGAATTGCCATTGACAATAACGCTTTGACTGCTAAATCACGTTCATCAAACAGATGAGAAACAATACCACTATCACGGTCTAAACCAAGCGTGAGTTGTGTTAAGTCATTTGAGCCGATTGAGAAACCATCAAAATGCTCTAAGAATTGCTCTGCCAATAACGCATTGGTTGGTAATTCACACATCATAATGATTTTTAAGCCATTTTCACCACGTTTTAAACCATTTTGTGCAAGGAGTTCAATCACACGTTTAGCTTCATTGACTGTACGCACAAATGGAATCATAATTTGTACATTAGTTAAACCCATTTCATCACGCACTTTTTTCAAAGCACGGCACTCAAGTTCAAAACAATCACGGAAATTATCAGAGACATAACGGCTTGCACCACGAAAACCAAGCATTGGGTTTTCTTCTTCAGGTTCGTATAGTTTTCCACCGATTAAGTTCGCATATTCATTAGATTTGAAATCAGACATACGCACAATTACTGGCTTATCAGCAAAGGCAGCCGCAAGGGTAGAAATCCCTTCAACCAATTTTTCAACATAGAAATCAATCGGTGTTGCATAACCTGCAGTACGCATCAGCACGGCGGCACGAGTTTCACGAGGTAAGCTATCGATATTAATCAATGCTTTAGGGTGAACACCAATCATACGGTTAATGATAAATTCTAATCGAGCTAAACCTACACCTTGATTTGGAATTTGGGCGAAGTCAAATGCACGGTCAGGGTTGCCGACATTCATCATCAATTTAAATGGTAATGGAGGCATTGATTCGATAGAATTACTTTGAATTTCAAAATCTAAACAATGCTCATAAACAAAACCTGTATCGCCTTCAGCACATGAAACGGTTACTTCTTGTCCATCTTGTAAAATTTCAGTGGCATTGCCTGAACCGACAATCGCAGGTACGCCTAATTCACGTGCAATAATTGCCGCATGGCAAGTACGTCCGCCACGATTGGTAATAATCGCAGATGCACGTTTCATTACTGGTTCCCAATCTGGGTCAGTCATATCAGAAACCAATACATCGCCATCTTGTACCTTGTCCATTTCTTGTACAGATGTAACAATGCGCACTTTTCCTGCACCAATGCGTTGTCCGATTGAACGACCTTCTACTAAAACAGTTCCTTTTTGTTTGAGTAAATAACGTTCCATTGTGCCTGCATTTTGACGGCTTTTTACCGTTTCTGGACGAGCTTGTACGATATATAATTTACCATTATCGCCATCTTTTGCCCATTCAATATCCATTGGCATGCCATAATGTTGCTCAATAATTAAGGCTTGTTTAGCTAATTCATGCAATTCTTCATCGGTGAGTGCAAATTGTTGGCGTTCTTGTTTATCAACATCAACCACAGCCACTGATTTACCTGCACTTGCATCTTGAGTATAAATCATTTTTTGGTGTTTTGAACCTAAATTACGGCGTAAAACAGCGTGTTTCCCATTATTTAATAATTTTTTCGATAAATAAAATTCATCAGGGTTCACTGCACCTTGTACAACCATTTCACCTAAACCATAAGACGCAGTAATAAACACCACATCACGGAAACCAGATTCGGTATCAAGGGTAAACATCACACCAGAAGAGCCTGTTTCTGAACGTACCATATATTGTACGCCTGCTGATAATGCCACTAAACTATGGTCAAAACCTTGATGTACACGGTATGCAATGGCACGGTCATTAAATAATGATGCAAAAACTTCTTTAATGGCAATCAGAATATTATCAATACCACGAATATTTAAGAAGGTTTCTTGTTGTCCTGCAAATGACGCATCGGGTAAATCTTCCGCTGTCGCTGATGAACGCACCGCAACCGCAATATCAGGATTACCATTGGATAATGTGTGGAAAGCTAAACGAATTTCTTGTTCTAATTCTTTAGTTAATGGTGTATCCACAATCCATTGACGAATTTTTGCACCAGTTTCAGTTAAAGCCTGAATATTATCAACATCGAGTTGGTCTAATTCTGCTTTAATTTTATCATTGAGACCGCTTTGTTGTAAAAATTCACGGTATGCTTCGGCTGTGGTCGCAAACCCTGTGGGTACAGAGACACCAGCATTGGCAAGGTGGCTAATCATTTCGCCGAGTGATGCGTTTTTACCGCCAACCAGTTCAACGTCATGCTTGCCAAGTTGATTTAAAGGAATAACACGAGCAGTCATCTTTTTCTCCTGATAGGATAATTGAGACATTTTATCTTTTTGAGATAGAATGTAAAATAAAATTCTGTTAAATATATCGTCATTATATTATACTCATTTGTAGATGTCGTTAGCTTTATGTTGTTGTCTAAAAAATAAACTTTTAGTAAGTAGTTGATTTTTATCTATATTTTATTTATTTCAAAAGTAAATGTTTATTATTTTTTTAATAAATGATTTTTTAGGGTAATATAGGCATAATTTAAATGAATAGTGGTAATGAAATGAGTGAAATTTATCGTACAGTATTTTTTATTTCCGATGGCACGGCGATTACTGCGGAAACCTTGGGGCGTTCATTATTGGCACAATTTCCTAATGTCAAATTTGAAGTGCATATCATTCCTTATGTGATGAGTGAAGAAATTGCTTTAAAAACAGTTGAGGAAATCAATGCTTGTGCTGAAATGACAGGCTGTTTACCATTGGTATTTGATACCATCGTCAATGCTGATGTACGAGAAATCATCAATACTGCGAATGCAGTTAATTTAGACGTTTTTGAAGGATTGATTAGTAAATTAGAACATGAGCTTGGCACACCGCCAACCACATTGGTTGGGCAAACTCATGCTGTTACCAATAGTGAAACTTATCAAGCACGGATTGATGCGGTACATTTTGCCCTTGATAATGATGATGGGGCAAGAACACGTCATTATGATAAAGCAGATTTGATTTTGATTGGGGTATCTCGTTCAGGCAAAACGCCAACATCGATTTATTTATCGTTGCAATTTGGTATTCGTGTAGCAAATTATCCATTAACCGAAGAAGATTTAGATGATAATCGCTTACCAAGTATTTTAAAACAACATAAGCATAAATTATTTGGTTTGATGATTAATGCTGAACGTTTGGTGGCAATTCGTACTGAACGTATGGGGCAAAGTCGTTATGCGAGTTTTAATCAATGTCAAATGGAATTACGAGCGATTGAAGGCATTTATATTTCCGAAGGCATTCCATATTTAGATGTGTCGGAAATGTCAATTGAAGAAATTTCAACACGTATTTTGCAAATGACAAAATTAAAACGCCGTATTGTTTAAATGATAGAATAATGTCATTAAAAGAATAGGGTGCGTATTACGCACCTTACTTATACTTTATATTTCAATAAGTTATTAATTATAGTTAAGCTAAGCTCACGTTTATCTAACTGATATTTTAACTTTTAGGTGGCGTTAAAAAGACTGAGCATTTCGCTAGTTCTTGTGTTGCTTCAGCAATTTTTTGTTTATTTTTATCACGCACAATAATCGTCAGACTTACATTATCTTTTTCCAATACTGTTTTATACGCATGATAATAATCATGAGGTTTTGTATCATTTTTTAAGTTAGGATGATTATTGATATAACGGCAAGGTTGTTCATTAGCTTCTTGTTGCATTTGGGTACGAATTTGTTGGGCTTGTTCGCTTGGTAATAAGAAATCAATATCATAATACTGAGTAATTTTTGGATAATGATTTAAAATATCCATTTTAATAGGTAAACCCGAACGTTTCATTTGCTTTTCCATTTCAGCATCTATTTTAATGTTTTTTAATTCATTGCGGACATTTTCTTGAAATTTCTTGGCAGAATAATATTCAGTGCCAAACCATAGACCAGCAATAATTGCTAGACCAATGATTACAAATTTGATATTCATGTTACATTCTCACACTTTAAGCTACATTTATTAAATTATAGCATTATGTTATGTTATGTTATGTTATGTTATGTTATGTTATGTTATGTTATTTAATTAAAACATATTGTAATATTTTTATTTGAGTTAAGAGTTTTATTGTAGGAAAAACAGCATAAAAAATCTATCTAAAATAATGAGATTTTATCATTTGCTTATGGTAGAATATTGGGTAATTATTTTTTGATATTTTTATAAATGGATAAGGTCAAAATAATTGATATTATCCATAATTGATGAGAATTTGCATGACCCATTTTATCTTTGTAACAGGCGGTGTGGTTTCATCGCTCGGTAAAGGCATTTCGGCAGCATCAGTCGCTGCTTTACTTGAAGCTCGTGGCTTAAAAATTACTATGGTCAAAATGGATCCTTACATTAATGTTGATCCTGGGACGATGAGTCCATTCCAACATGGCGAAGTTTTTGTAACTGAAGATGGGGCGGAAACTGACCTTGATTTAGGCTATTATGAACGTTTCTTAAAACGCTCAAAAATGAGTAAACTCAATAACTTTACCAGTGGTCGTGTTTATCAAGATGTGTTAGATAAAGAACGCCGTGGCGATTATTTGGGTAAAACTGTTCAAGTTATTCCACATATTACTGATAATATTAAAGAGCGAGTGCGTAAAGCTGGCGAAGGTTTTGATGTTGCGATTGTGGAGATTGGGGGTACGGTAGGCGATATTGAAAGTTTACCCTTTATGGAAGCAGTGCGTCAATTAATGGTGGAATTGGGGCATAATCGTTCAATGTTAATGCACTTAACATTATTGCCATATATCGCATCGGCAAGTGAGTTAAAAACTAAGCCAACACAACATTCAGTCAAAGAATTATTGTCAATTGGTATGCAACCAGATATTTTAATCTGCCGTACCGAACATGATGTTGATGAAGATACAAAACGTAAAATCGCCCTATTTACCAATGTTAAGCAGGAAGCGGTGATTGTGTGTAAAGATGCTCGTAGCATTTATGAAATTCCACGCAATTTTTATGAACAAGATGTTGATGATTTAATTGTGAGCCGTTTTGGTTTTGAAAACTTGCCAGAAGCTGATTTATCCGATTGGGATAGTGTTTGTGAAGGTTTATTTAATCCAGAGTTCACGGTGCGTGTGGCAATGGTTGGTAAATATGTAGAATTGCCAGATGCATACAAATCAGTTAATGAGGCGTTACTTCATGCAGGTATCAAACATCGTGTGAAAGTGCAAATTGATTATGTTGATGCTGAAGAGTTAGAAAGCCAAGATGAAAAAGCAATCTTAAGCACGGCTGATGCGATTCTCGTTCCAGGTGGATTTGGCGAACGTGGCACAGAAGGCAAGATGAAAGCCATTCGCTATGCTCGTGAAAACAATGTACCTTATTTAGGGATTTGCTTAGGTATGCAGTTGGCAGTGATTGAATTTGCTCGTAATGTTGCAGGTTTAACTGAAGCGACTTCGACCGAATTTAATAAGAAAACACCACAACCAATTATCAGCTTAATTACTGAATGGCTAGATGAAAAAGGTGAATTGCAAGAACGTTCAGATAGCTCGAACTTAGGTGGTACGATGCGTTTAGGCTCTCAAACATCATTACTGCTTGAAGGTACAAAAATGCGTGAAATCTACGGACAAGCGGAAATTGTAGAGCGTCATCGCCATCGTTATGAAATGAATAATCATTTTATTAGTGATATTGAAAAAGCAGGTATGAAAGTATCTGGTTATTCGGCACAAAACTTGGTAGAAACGGTGGAAATTCCATCACACCCATTCTTTGTGGCGGTGCAATTTCACCCAGAATTTACCAGCTCGCCACGAGGCGGACACCCATTATTTGGTGCGTTTGTAGAAGCAGGCAAGAAAAAGCATTTGGCTTAATGATTGATTTGCATTACAATAAGGGAAGTCGGTTATGATTTCCCTTTTTATTTGGCAGGAGTAAAATATGTTAGAAATTGCGATTCAAGATATTCAACAATACGATTTAAAAAGTATTCAAGAACAAGTTACTCTCAATATTAATGGCGATAAATATTTATTAAACCCTACGCTGAATGGCGGGCAATACATTTTGACTTTGGTGGATAATGAAATAGAGTTGCCAAAAGTGCCTGTTTTTGGAATTGCTAAAGGACAAATTAAAATGAGCGATGATTTTGATGAGCCTTTAGAGTGTTTTAAAGACTATATGCCATAAATAAGGATTTATGATGCG comes from Moraxella sp. ZY210820 and encodes:
- a CDS encoding DUF1289 domain-containing protein, producing the protein MSQSIQNKRLTPCAGRCSTVFGDQVCRGCRRFNHEVIDWNSYTTEQQIAIWQRLDQQLDQILIPMLSNAEPEIVDDFLDSKHVRLMPTASLGRKYYHAIRLCEKTPKFCEISGLNIEASQIKDFWYDFEQRILALALAQYEMAWVRATNLKNILEHNDDLS
- a CDS encoding DUF4126 domain-containing protein, translating into MSTEILLSIFLGIGLAASAGFRVFVPLFALSGASFWGILPLNEQWAWLASTPALVILGVASIAESVSYLIPYVDNLLDSLAVPLAGIAGTLVMASTLTDMDPALTWALALVAGGGSASLIKGTTAVGRGASTVTTGGLANPAISVAETGTAIGLSAFAIFMPVLTAGIVAVLLIAFIWFLVIKMKKNKS
- a CDS encoding tetratricopeptide repeat protein; amino-acid sequence: MKNYILSALFGAMLATSSMATFAYQYQYGSYSAETLKKAQAGDADAQNMIGDGYFEGNGIKQDYQKAFEWYMKAANNGHLEAMNSVAYMYDNGYASNDVDVIQAEKWYKKAADKGHASSQFMLAIIYRDDETFQNKKLYREYLVKSANNGHDPAQYELALAYEDGLYGFKQDEKQAVKYYQLAVAQKHPIATNNLALMYEEGRGVNKDINKALSLYEQAYQLGDVAAAYNLGNLYYEGELVKKDYKKAVMYHEFVLENTDDHDFLHDSLDQLINMYENGGYGIKKNLRKVKELEQMDIH
- a CDS encoding imm11 family protein — protein: MSNYAWLCEYSNYSVTKVHGIQATIPECWDAVDLFRLEQKEKAGNATDDEKQKIKMYYDLTKPFSEKWKGGEFIEGKYMPKAIFSEPNFNEPNRVLPNTNEVMFRIVGGFLIISEKIYKIISKYNLGKTHFSQVYIYDIETKEQLFDKPYYFMNIAEKFEFLDVANSQEITANHYFSQQRKRWIREPKDDDIVLLSQAKANEVDLWHDPLLNHSLFFSDRLAQSLVQSGFNKKELGLIRCVIQ
- the ppsA gene encoding phosphoenolpyruvate synthase — protein: MTARVIPLNQLGKHDVELVGGKNASLGEMISHLANAGVSVPTGFATTAEAYREFLQQSGLNDKIKAELDQLDVDNIQALTETGAKIRQWIVDTPLTKELEQEIRLAFHTLSNGNPDIAVAVRSSATAEDLPDASFAGQQETFLNIRGIDNILIAIKEVFASLFNDRAIAYRVHQGFDHSLVALSAGVQYMVRSETGSSGVMFTLDTESGFRDVVFITASYGLGEMVVQGAVNPDEFYLSKKLLNNGKHAVLRRNLGSKHQKMIYTQDASAGKSVAVVDVDKQERQQFALTDEELHELAKQALIIEQHYGMPMDIEWAKDGDNGKLYIVQARPETVKSRQNAGTMERYLLKQKGTVLVEGRSIGQRIGAGKVRIVTSVQEMDKVQDGDVLVSDMTDPDWEPVMKRASAIITNRGGRTCHAAIIARELGVPAIVGSGNATEILQDGQEVTVSCAEGDTGFVYEHCLDFEIQSNSIESMPPLPFKLMMNVGNPDRAFDFAQIPNQGVGLARLEFIINRMIGVHPKALINIDSLPRETRAAVLMRTAGYATPIDFYVEKLVEGISTLAAAFADKPVIVRMSDFKSNEYANLIGGKLYEPEEENPMLGFRGASRYVSDNFRDCFELECRALKKVRDEMGLTNVQIMIPFVRTVNEAKRVIELLAQNGLKRGENGLKIIMMCELPTNALLAEQFLEHFDGFSIGSNDLTQLTLGLDRDSGIVSHLFDERDLAVKALLSMAIHACRKAGKYVGICGQGPSDHPDLAKWLMEQNIESVSLNPDSVLDTWFFLAGEK
- a CDS encoding pyruvate, water dikinase regulatory protein, with translation MSEIYRTVFFISDGTAITAETLGRSLLAQFPNVKFEVHIIPYVMSEEIALKTVEEINACAEMTGCLPLVFDTIVNADVREIINTANAVNLDVFEGLISKLEHELGTPPTTLVGQTHAVTNSETYQARIDAVHFALDNDDGARTRHYDKADLILIGVSRSGKTPTSIYLSLQFGIRVANYPLTEEDLDDNRLPSILKQHKHKLFGLMINAERLVAIRTERMGQSRYASFNQCQMELRAIEGIYISEGIPYLDVSEMSIEEISTRILQMTKLKRRIV
- a CDS encoding CTP synthase, which produces MTHFIFVTGGVVSSLGKGISAASVAALLEARGLKITMVKMDPYINVDPGTMSPFQHGEVFVTEDGAETDLDLGYYERFLKRSKMSKLNNFTSGRVYQDVLDKERRGDYLGKTVQVIPHITDNIKERVRKAGEGFDVAIVEIGGTVGDIESLPFMEAVRQLMVELGHNRSMLMHLTLLPYIASASELKTKPTQHSVKELLSIGMQPDILICRTEHDVDEDTKRKIALFTNVKQEAVIVCKDARSIYEIPRNFYEQDVDDLIVSRFGFENLPEADLSDWDSVCEGLFNPEFTVRVAMVGKYVELPDAYKSVNEALLHAGIKHRVKVQIDYVDAEELESQDEKAILSTADAILVPGGFGERGTEGKMKAIRYARENNVPYLGICLGMQLAVIEFARNVAGLTEATSTEFNKKTPQPIISLITEWLDEKGELQERSDSSNLGGTMRLGSQTSLLLEGTKMREIYGQAEIVERHRHRYEMNNHFISDIEKAGMKVSGYSAQNLVETVEIPSHPFFVAVQFHPEFTSSPRGGHPLFGAFVEAGKKKHLA
- a CDS encoding DUF2281 domain-containing protein gives rise to the protein MLEIAIQDIQQYDLKSIQEQVTLNINGDKYLLNPTLNGGQYILTLVDNEIELPKVPVFGIAKGQIKMSDDFDEPLECFKDYMP